The genomic DNA GGCGGTGCTGGGCGACGTTCTTGGTCACCTCGGTGATGAGCGCGCCGAGCTGGGGGTCGCCGTCGATGGCCTGATTGCCCGCGGCGAGCTTGCCGAGCACGGCGTCATGGGCGCCGAGCTGTCCGGCCAGATAGGCGCTGTCGAACGCCTCGCCCTTGAGCACCCGCAGGTTCTCCAGGTTCGCCTTGTCCGCCGCCATGGCCTTCTTCTCCGCGTCGTCCATCGGCTTGGGCGTGTCCGTCAGCTTCACCTTCTTCGTCTGCGTGTACGCCAGGAGCTTCTGGTCCGCTTCGGTGTGCTGACGCACCATCTGCTCGGCGAACGCCTTCACGTCCGGGTTCTGGGAGTTCTGCTGGGCGAGCTCTCCCTGCTTGATCTCCTGCTGGTTGGCGTAGTGCAGCCGCTCGAGCAGGGCCTTCTCGTCCGAGGGGACGACGAAGCCCTTGTGCGCGGTGGCCTTCTCCGCCGCGAACGCCGTGCTGCCCACCACGAGAGCTCCGGCGACCACGAACCCCTTCATCATCCGCTTCATTGTTTTGCCCCCTGTATGAGTGATGCGGCCGCGCACAATGCCCATGCGCGCCGGGGACACCATGGGTCCGGATTCCCGATCGTGCGCTAGCTCACGGGAAAACCCGCTTTTGACGGGTGGCCGACGCTTGGGGGCCTGGCCGCTTGGAGGAGGCGTGCGGTTTCCATCCCTCCCGTACATCTTCAATGTCTACACGGTGAAAGGATGTCGAAGCGTATGACGAGGGAAGTGTGGCCGGGCAATCCGTATCCCAGGGGGGCGACGTTCGACGGGGCAGGGGTCAACTTCGCGGTCTTCTCGCAAGTGGCCACCCGGATCGAGGTTTGTCTGTTCGACCCTCAAGATTCCTCTCGGGAAATCGAGCGCTTCGAGCTGCCGGCGACCACGGACTGTGTGTTCCACGGTTATGTGCCGGGAATGGAGCCGGGCACGCTCTACGGCTTGCGCGTGCATGGCCCCTACGAGCCGCAGCATGGACATCGTTGCAACCCCTACAAGCTGCTGGTGGACCCCTACGCCAAGGCGTTGGTGGGGGAGGTGGACTGGTCCCAGCCCGTCTTCGGCTATCCGCTGGGGCACGAGCAGCAGGACCTGATGCGCGACGAGCGGGACAGCGCGCCGGGCATGCCCAAGTGCGTGGTGGTCAGTGACTTCTTCGACTGGGGCAATGATCGCGCGCCGAACGTGCCCTGGCGCAAGACGGTCATCTACGAGGCCCACGTGAAGGGCCTCACCATGCGCCACCCCAAGGTGCCCGAGCACCTGCGCGGCACCTACGCGGGCCTGGCCCATCCGGCCATCATCGAGCACCTGACGAAGCTGGGCGTGACGGCCATCGAGCTCTTGCCGGTGCACGAGTACGCGGACGACTCCTTCCTCGGCGAGAAGGGCCTGTCCAACTACTGGGGCTACAACACCCTGTGCTTCTTCGCGCCGGAGCAGAAGTACGCGAGCCGCAAGACGCCGGGCGCGATCGTCAACGAGTTCAAGTCCATGGTGAAGGCGCTGCACGCGGCGGGCATCGAGGTCCTCCTCGACGTCGTGTACAACCACACCTGCGAGGGCAACCACCTGGGGCCCACGCTGTCACTCAAGGGCATCGACAACGCCACCTACTACTGGCACATGCCCGAGGCGCGCTACGACCTGGACTTCACCGGGTGCGGCAACAGCATCAACGCCTCCAACCCCGCCGCCGCGCGGCTCATCGTGGACTCCTTGCGCTACTGGGTGCAGGAGATGCACGTGGACGGGTTCCGCTTCGATCTCGCCACGGTGCTCGGCCGGCAGAACAAGGGCGAGTTCTCGCCAAACGCCGCCATCTTCCAGATCCTCAACCAGGATCCGGTGCTCAGCCGGGTGAAGCTCATCGCGGAGCCCTGGGACGTGGGCATGGGCGGCTACCAGGTGGGCAACTTCCCCGCGCCCTGGCGCGAGTGGAACGGCAAGTACCGCGATGCCATGCGCCGCTACTGGAAGGGCGACGAGAACCTGGTGGCCGAGGTGGGCCACCGCTTCACCGGCTCCTCGGACATGTTCCAGGGCGCCAAGCGCCGCCCGCAGGCGAGCATCAACTTCATCACCGCCCACGATGGCTTCACCCTGCACGACCTGGTCACCTACGGCCACAAGCACAACGAGGCCAACGGCGAGCACAACCGCGATGGCGCCGACGACAACCAGGCCTGGAACTGCGGCGCCGAGGGCGAGACGGACGACGCGGCCATCATCTCCCTGCGCGAGCGCCAGAAGCGCAACCTGCTCGCCTCGCTCTTCCTGTCCCAGGGCGTGCCCATGCTGGTGGCGGGCGACGAGATGGGCCGCACCCAGGGGGGCAACAACAACGCCTACTGTCAGGACAACGAGCTGTCGTGGGTGGACTGGAACCTCGACGAGCGCCGCCAGTCGCTCCTGGACTTCACCTCCCGGCTCATCCAGTTCCGCCACCGCCAGCCCGTGCTCCAGCGCCGCCGCTTCTTCCAGGGCGAGCACATCTGGGACTCGGAGCACAAGGATCTCACCTGGTTCAAACCGGACGGCCGGGAGATGGACTCGGAGGACTGGCAGAAGCCCTTCGTGCGCTCGCTGGCGTTCCTGCTGGGGGGCGATGCCATCCCTTCCGCGGACGAGCGCGGCCAGCGCATCATCGGGGATGCGCTCCTGGTGCTGCTCAACGCACACCACGAGCCCGTGCGCTACACCGTGCCGCCCCCCGCGGAGGGCAGCCGGTGGACGATCGAGTTGTACACGGCGGATGATACGCTCGGACCCGATGCCCCCGTGCCCGAGGGGCCCTTCGAGCTGACGGGCCGTTCCTTCGCGGTGTTCCGTCAGGTGACGAGCGGCTGATCCACACCGACATTCCCGGCCGAGCCCACACTCTCCGTCCTTTACTGGAACGGGGAGTGTCCTCGTTTTGCGGGGGACGCGGTTTTAGGGTGTCCCAGGAGGCGCGGGTCCAGCGTAGAATGGGAGAAGGAGCCGGCGGGTGTCCGGTTCTCACCATTTATCCTGGCGGTGACTTGGGATGGGGGGCCAGCGTGCACGCGTCATCATCGATCTGCCCGGAGCATAGGCAGGAAGGCCCGGCCATGAGTTCTCCCGCCGAGGAGTGCCACCGCATCCTGGTGGTTGACGACAACCCCTCCATCCAGCAGGACTTCCAGCGCATCCTCTGCCGCTCCGAGGAGAGCCGCGAGGAACTGGACGAGATGGAGTCCCTGCTCTTCGGGGCTCCGACCCGGGTCCGCTCGGACGGACCCCTCTTCGAGTTGGATTTCGCCTCGGGGGGCGAGGAGGGCGTGAGGCGTGTGCGGGAGGCGATCCGCTCGGGGCGTCCCTATGCCCTGGCCTTCGTGGACATCCGCATGCCCCCGGGCATGGACGGCGTGGAGACGACGCTGCGCATGTGGCGCGAGGCGGTGGATCTCCAGGTGGTGCTCTGCTCGGCCTACTCGGACTACTCCTGGGATGAGCTGGCGCGCCGGTTGGAGACGAACGAGCGTCTGCTCATCCTGCGCAAGCCCTTCGACAGCATCGAGGTGCGGCAGATGGCGCACGCGCTCTGCGAGAAGTGGGAGCTCTTGCGCGCGAGCCATCAGCGCATGGAGGACCTGGAGCTCGTGGTGGAGGAGCGCACGCGGGCGCTGGCGGAGGCCAACGCCCGGCTGTTGCACGCCCAGAAGCTGGAAGCGCTCGGGCGCATGTCGGCGGGCCTGGCCCACGAGGTCAACAATCCCCTGAGCTACGTGATGTCCAACCTGCGCCACGTGCTCGACGGGCTCGTGTCCCTGCCCTGCTCGGAGGAGGCGATGGAGCGGCGCGATGAGCTGAGTGACGCGTGCCGCGACGCGCTGCTGGGCGCCGAGCGCATCGCGCGCATCGTCCAGGACGTGCGCGTCTTCGCCCGGGTGGACGAGCCCCCGAGGGACAGGGTGGAGCTGCGCCGCGTGGTGGAGTACTCGCTGTCCATGGTGGGCGAGTCCCTGCGCTCGGGCATCCACCTGGTGCGCGACTTCCAGGACGTTCCCGCGGTGTTGGGCAGTGATCATGCGCTGGGCCAGGTGTTCCTCAACCTGCTCGTCAACGCGGTGCATGCCTTGAAGGGCCGGCCCCAGCCCTCGCTGCGGGTGGGCATCTCGCGGCGGGAGGATGGCCGCATTGCAGTGGAAGTGCAGGACAACGGCTGTGGCATACCGCAGGAGAACCTGAGCCGCCTCTTCGAGCCCTTCTTCACGACGAAGCCCGTGGGGACGGGCACGGGGCTGGGCCTGTCCATCTGCCACGGCATCGTGACGCGGCTGGGGGGAGACATCGTCGTTGAGAGCACTCCCCAACAGGGCACCACTTTTCGTGTGGTGCTGCCCGCGGCACCGGAGGAGGCTTTGGCGCACCCGCCGGATGCGTGAGCCCCGGCGTCGAGGCTTTCGCCAATCAGGGGGGGAAAGGATCATGAACTGCAATCCGCGTGTCTGGCTCTTGAGGAGCCTGGACGAGGCCTTGCACGCGCGTGAGCGCCAGTTGTCCTCGGACGAGTCGCTGCGCTTCCGGGTGGTATTGGGCGCCGCGGGCCTGGTGATCGCGCTCGATCTGGCCTACCTCGCGGTGCTTCCGCTCTACCCTCCGTCGCAGCGCGACGCGCAGGCGCTGGCGGTGGGGCTCGGTCTGTTGGCGTGCGTGGGCGTGCTGGTGCTGATTCGCCACGCTCGCTCGCCCACGCTGCCCGCCGTGCTCCTGTGCGCGTCGTTGTCGGCGGCGATCGTGCTGGCGACGCTCTCCATGGAAATGCCCGGCGCGGTGGCCCACTCGGTGAACATGTTGGTGCCGATGCTGGCCGTCTACCTGCTGGGCACGCGCCTGGGCTTCGTCTTCACCGCCTTCTTCGTGTTCAACGCGGCGTTCCTCCATGAGCTCATCCACGCGTACCTCAGCCAGGCGCGTGCCCCGTTCTCGTGGCCCGAGGTGTGGTGGGGCAACCTCATGGGCTGCGTGTCGCTGATGGTGGGGTGGGCGCTGAGCTGGCTGCACAGCACCGCGCGCGAGGAGTCCCATCAGGAGTTGGAGCGCGCGCTGCGCACCCTGCGCGAGAGCGAGGGCAAGCTGCTCAGCCTCATCGAGAGCTCGGACGACGCGGTGTTGTCGCTCGACGCGCGGCTCCGCCTGGTGACGGCCAACAGCGTGGCCCAGGGGTTGTTCCGGGGAGCGACGGGCGGGACGCTCGTGCCGGGAGGCCGCGTCGTCGAGCAGTGTCCGCCGGGGCTGCGCGCCTGGGTTTCGGAGTACTGCGCCCGGGCGTTGGAGGGGCAGCGGTTGCGGGGGGAGGTGGATGTGGAGGTGGATGGCCAACCGCTCACGGTGGATGTCATCTTCTCTCCCGTCCGGGAGGGCTCGCGGGTGGTGGGCATCACCCTCTTCAGCCGCGACATCACCGAGCGCAAGAAGGCCGAGACGAAGCTGGGCGAGATGCACCGCAGCCTCCTGGACGTGTCCCGGCAGGCGGGCATGGCGGAGATCGCCACCGGGGTGCTGCACAACGTGGGCAACACGCTCAACAGCGTGAACGTCTCGGTGAACCTGGTGGTGGAGCGTCTGCGCGCCACGCGGGCCGCGGGGCTGGAGCGGTCCGTGGCCCTGTTGCGCGAGAACGCGTCCCGGCTGGGCACCTTCTTCACGGAGGATCCTCGTGGGCAGCGGCTCCCCTCCTATCTGGAAGCCCTGTCGCTCCAGTTGTCCCAGGAGCGGGCGACGGTGCTGGAGGAGATGCGGCGGCTGAGCGAGAGCGTGGACCACATCAAGTCCGTGGTGAGCATGCAGCAGCGCCATGCCCGTATCAGCGGCGTGCTGGAGCACGTGGCCGTGCCCTCGCTCATCGACGACGCCTTGCGCCTGCATGCCGTGTCCTTCGAGCGCCTGGGCATCGTGCTGCGGCGCGAGTACGGCAATCCGGTGCCGTCGGTGCTGGTGGACCGGCACAAGCTCTTGCAGATCCTGGTGAACCTCCTGAGCAACGCGCGCCATGCCTTGTTGGAGCGGGACGGAGACGACCGGCAGCTCACCTTGAAGGTGGCGCGCGCCGGAGCGCGGCTGAGCATCTCCGTGAGCGACAACGGAGTGGGCATTGCCCCGGAAGTGCTCCAGCGCCTGTTCACCCAGGGCTTCACCACCAAGCGGGACGGGCATGGCTTTGGCCTGCACATCAGCGCCCTGGCGGCCCGGGAGATGGGCGGTCAACTGTCCGGCATGAGCGAGGGCCGCGCCCGGGGCGCCACCTTCACCCTCGAACTGCCGCTGGCGGCGCCAGACGTCTCCGAATCGCGCGTGTGAGCGCGGGGTGGCTCAGCCTTCGGTCCAGCGTCCCTGGCGCGTGGGCTCGCCCAGGGCCAGGGCGAGCGCCTGGAGGAAGTGCTTGCGCGGCCAGTGCTCGGCGCCAAAGCGCGCCAGGTGCTCGGTTTCCACCTGGCAGTCGATGAAGTGGAAGCCCCAGTCCTGGAAGCGCGCCACGGCGGTGGCGAAGGCCACCTTGGAGGCGTCCGGGGCGTGCGCGAACATGCTCTCGCCGAAGAAGGCCGCCCCGAGCGACACGCCGTAGAAGCCGCCCACGAGTTGTCCATCCGCCCATGCCTCCACCGAGTGCGCGTAGCCGCGCGCGTGCAGGGCGATATAGGCCTCGCGCATCTCGTCGGTGATCCACGTGCCATCCTGGCCGGGGCGCGGCACGCTGGCGCAGGCGGTGATGACGTCCGCGAAGGCCGTGTCCCAGCGGATGTCGTAGACGGACGCCTTGAGCGTCTTGCGCAGCGAGCGGCCCACGTACAACTTCGCGGGCTCCAGCACGAAGCGGGGATCCGGCGAGTGCCAGAGCACGGGCTGGCCCGGGTTGTACCAGGGGAAGATGCCCCGGGAGTACGCCGCGAGCAGACGCTCGGGGCTCAAGTCGCCCCCCACGGCCAGCAGACCCGTGCGGTCCGCCCTCTCCGGAGGAGGGAACAACTCCGGGTCTTCTCCGAGCAGGTAGATGGGCACTTACCGCGACACGTTGAGCTTCACGTCTCCAGACAGCGAGTAGGGGATGCGCACCCGCGGGCCGGTGAGCTCGCCCGCGACCGTATACGGCAGCGTCCCCTTGGCGATGAGCGCCCGCACACCCTGGCCCCACGTCTCCTTCGTCACCGCCACCTCCAGGGGATACACCCCGGTGGCCGCCGCGTCCACGGTGTCGTGCTTGCCGCTCTGGCCCGCGTCCAGCTTCCGGCCCTGGATGCTCAAGTCCCAGGTGAGCCCGTCCAGCCGCAGCGCGAAGGGGTTGGGGTTCTCCACGCCCAGGCGCATCACCAGGTCCACCTGCTCGTCCGAGTAGCGCGCGCCCTC from Melittangium boletus DSM 14713 includes the following:
- a CDS encoding DUF4142 domain-containing protein, encoding MKRMMKGFVVAGALVVGSTAFAAEKATAHKGFVVPSDEKALLERLHYANQQEIKQGELAQQNSQNPDVKAFAEQMVRQHTEADQKLLAYTQTKKVKLTDTPKPMDDAEKKAMAADKANLENLRVLKGEAFDSAYLAGQLGAHDAVLGKLAAGNQAIDGDPQLGALITEVTKNVAQHRQHVYALLGKTGPEGAVGGAGASGTNMGTPAPAPAQPAPAPAPTQPRK
- a CDS encoding hybrid sensor histidine kinase/response regulator; amino-acid sequence: MSSPAEECHRILVVDDNPSIQQDFQRILCRSEESREELDEMESLLFGAPTRVRSDGPLFELDFASGGEEGVRRVREAIRSGRPYALAFVDIRMPPGMDGVETTLRMWREAVDLQVVLCSAYSDYSWDELARRLETNERLLILRKPFDSIEVRQMAHALCEKWELLRASHQRMEDLELVVEERTRALAEANARLLHAQKLEALGRMSAGLAHEVNNPLSYVMSNLRHVLDGLVSLPCSEEAMERRDELSDACRDALLGAERIARIVQDVRVFARVDEPPRDRVELRRVVEYSLSMVGESLRSGIHLVRDFQDVPAVLGSDHALGQVFLNLLVNAVHALKGRPQPSLRVGISRREDGRIAVEVQDNGCGIPQENLSRLFEPFFTTKPVGTGTGLGLSICHGIVTRLGGDIVVESTPQQGTTFRVVLPAAPEEALAHPPDA
- a CDS encoding ATP-binding protein gives rise to the protein MNCNPRVWLLRSLDEALHARERQLSSDESLRFRVVLGAAGLVIALDLAYLAVLPLYPPSQRDAQALAVGLGLLACVGVLVLIRHARSPTLPAVLLCASLSAAIVLATLSMEMPGAVAHSVNMLVPMLAVYLLGTRLGFVFTAFFVFNAAFLHELIHAYLSQARAPFSWPEVWWGNLMGCVSLMVGWALSWLHSTAREESHQELERALRTLRESEGKLLSLIESSDDAVLSLDARLRLVTANSVAQGLFRGATGGTLVPGGRVVEQCPPGLRAWVSEYCARALEGQRLRGEVDVEVDGQPLTVDVIFSPVREGSRVVGITLFSRDITERKKAETKLGEMHRSLLDVSRQAGMAEIATGVLHNVGNTLNSVNVSVNLVVERLRATRAAGLERSVALLRENASRLGTFFTEDPRGQRLPSYLEALSLQLSQERATVLEEMRRLSESVDHIKSVVSMQQRHARISGVLEHVAVPSLIDDALRLHAVSFERLGIVLRREYGNPVPSVLVDRHKLLQILVNLLSNARHALLERDGDDRQLTLKVARAGARLSISVSDNGVGIAPEVLQRLFTQGFTTKRDGHGFGLHISALAAREMGGQLSGMSEGRARGATFTLELPLAAPDVSESRV
- the glgX gene encoding glycogen debranching protein GlgX codes for the protein MTREVWPGNPYPRGATFDGAGVNFAVFSQVATRIEVCLFDPQDSSREIERFELPATTDCVFHGYVPGMEPGTLYGLRVHGPYEPQHGHRCNPYKLLVDPYAKALVGEVDWSQPVFGYPLGHEQQDLMRDERDSAPGMPKCVVVSDFFDWGNDRAPNVPWRKTVIYEAHVKGLTMRHPKVPEHLRGTYAGLAHPAIIEHLTKLGVTAIELLPVHEYADDSFLGEKGLSNYWGYNTLCFFAPEQKYASRKTPGAIVNEFKSMVKALHAAGIEVLLDVVYNHTCEGNHLGPTLSLKGIDNATYYWHMPEARYDLDFTGCGNSINASNPAAARLIVDSLRYWVQEMHVDGFRFDLATVLGRQNKGEFSPNAAIFQILNQDPVLSRVKLIAEPWDVGMGGYQVGNFPAPWREWNGKYRDAMRRYWKGDENLVAEVGHRFTGSSDMFQGAKRRPQASINFITAHDGFTLHDLVTYGHKHNEANGEHNRDGADDNQAWNCGAEGETDDAAIISLRERQKRNLLASLFLSQGVPMLVAGDEMGRTQGGNNNAYCQDNELSWVDWNLDERRQSLLDFTSRLIQFRHRQPVLQRRRFFQGEHIWDSEHKDLTWFKPDGREMDSEDWQKPFVRSLAFLLGGDAIPSADERGQRIIGDALLVLLNAHHEPVRYTVPPPAEGSRWTIELYTADDTLGPDAPVPEGPFELTGRSFAVFRQVTSG
- the aat gene encoding leucyl/phenylalanyl-tRNA--protein transferase, coding for MPIYLLGEDPELFPPPERADRTGLLAVGGDLSPERLLAAYSRGIFPWYNPGQPVLWHSPDPRFVLEPAKLYVGRSLRKTLKASVYDIRWDTAFADVITACASVPRPGQDGTWITDEMREAYIALHARGYAHSVEAWADGQLVGGFYGVSLGAAFFGESMFAHAPDASKVAFATAVARFQDWGFHFIDCQVETEHLARFGAEHWPRKHFLQALALALGEPTRQGRWTEG